The proteins below are encoded in one region of Amycolatopsis acidiphila:
- a CDS encoding LCP family protein, which produces MSSTERLIREAFAAEADRAVDPRLVLAELERRRARPRRRGLILVAAVAAVVAAITAVVVPQALHRSAPPVATPPATTQNILLVGLDDGGNADSIVLGRLGGDGSASAISLPRDSWVDLPGLGMGKLGSAYARGGASTLLGAVRELTGTQADHFVLVDMAGFAKLSTAVGGVPVCLRNAVHDPFSGTSFPAGQQVLAGPAALAFLRQRHGLPNGDLDRIVRLQSFLRSLANQVVTGGKLADQGFLTTVRDSVRVDQGWNLLDLAGSLSQVHDLRVATIPVGDNGFVSQVNAFQVDPAQVQAFVRDFTGGTGGTGTGSCVN; this is translated from the coding sequence ATGAGCTCGACCGAACGTCTCATCCGCGAGGCCTTCGCCGCCGAGGCCGACCGTGCCGTCGACCCCCGGCTCGTGCTGGCCGAGCTCGAACGGCGCCGGGCTCGGCCCCGCCGCCGTGGGCTCATCCTGGTCGCCGCGGTCGCCGCGGTCGTCGCCGCCATCACGGCCGTGGTGGTCCCACAGGCACTGCACCGGAGCGCGCCGCCGGTCGCGACACCGCCCGCGACCACGCAGAACATCCTCCTGGTGGGCCTCGACGACGGCGGCAACGCCGACTCGATCGTGCTCGGGCGGCTCGGCGGAGACGGGTCGGCCTCGGCCATCTCCCTGCCCCGCGACTCGTGGGTGGACCTGCCCGGGCTCGGGATGGGCAAGCTCGGCTCGGCCTACGCCCGCGGCGGCGCGTCGACGCTGCTCGGCGCCGTGCGGGAGCTGACCGGCACCCAGGCCGACCACTTCGTGCTGGTCGACATGGCCGGGTTCGCCAAGCTGAGCACCGCCGTCGGCGGAGTACCGGTGTGCCTGCGCAACGCGGTGCACGACCCGTTCTCCGGCACGTCCTTCCCCGCCGGGCAGCAGGTGCTCGCGGGCCCCGCGGCGCTGGCGTTCCTGCGCCAGCGCCACGGGTTGCCCAACGGTGACCTGGACCGCATCGTGCGGCTCCAGAGCTTCCTGCGCTCGCTGGCGAACCAGGTGGTCACCGGCGGCAAGCTCGCCGACCAGGGGTTCCTGACCACCGTGCGGGACAGCGTGCGCGTGGACCAGGGCTGGAACCTGCTGGACCTCGCGGGCAGCCTGAGCCAGGTCCACGACCTGCGCGTGGCCACGATCCCGGTGGGCGACAACGGTTTCGTGTCTCAGGTGAACGCGTTCCAGGTCGACCCGGCGCAGGTACAGGCGTTCGTGCGGGACTTCACCGGCGGGACCGGCGGGACCGGCACCGGTTCGTGCGTGAACTAG
- a CDS encoding SigE family RNA polymerase sigma factor: protein MPDRFEQFVADRLDRLLRFATALTCDPYLAQDVVQEVLVRAQARWARIAAMQAPESYLRKMVTNEYLSWRRRRAARTIASTHATLDAIGTPSGDHADSYAERDAMRARIATLPRKQRAAILLRFYEDCTDAEIAGVLGCSAGTVRSHISRALGTLRAGAPDPTFREALS from the coding sequence GTGCCCGACCGCTTCGAGCAGTTCGTGGCCGACCGGCTGGACCGGCTGCTGCGCTTCGCCACCGCGCTGACCTGCGACCCGTACCTGGCGCAGGACGTCGTGCAGGAGGTGCTGGTGCGCGCGCAGGCCCGGTGGGCACGGATCGCCGCGATGCAGGCGCCGGAGAGCTACCTGCGGAAGATGGTGACCAACGAGTACCTCTCGTGGCGCCGGCGGCGTGCGGCGCGCACGATCGCGTCCACCCACGCCACGCTGGACGCGATCGGCACGCCGAGCGGTGATCACGCCGACTCCTACGCCGAACGGGACGCCATGCGCGCCCGCATCGCGACGCTGCCGCGCAAGCAGCGCGCCGCGATCCTGCTGCGCTTCTACGAGGACTGCACGGACGCCGAGATCGCCGGGGTGCTCGGCTGCTCCGCCGGGACCGTGCGCTCGCACATCTCCCGCGCGCTCGGCACCCTGCGTGCCGGCGCGCCCGACCCCACCTTCCGGGAGGCGCTGTCATGA
- a CDS encoding MFS transporter, whose translation MTSSARALALAQLANSVGDGACFVCSALYFTLVLGFSAAQVGLGLTVGWALGAVAGVLAGHVADRRGARGTAVFLAAATAVSLLLFLLEDSFAFFVLSACLYSACRSGLSAARQALLAGLVGSSERTRTRARLQSAQNVGLAVGAALGGIALSVDTREAFLAAFALDAATFALAGLALRRLPSVAPCGRCAGSRRWPCCATGRMPCWRW comes from the coding sequence ATGACCTCCTCCGCCCGGGCACTCGCCTTGGCGCAGCTGGCCAACTCCGTCGGCGACGGCGCCTGCTTCGTGTGCTCGGCCCTCTACTTCACGCTCGTCCTGGGCTTCTCGGCCGCGCAGGTCGGGCTCGGGCTGACGGTCGGCTGGGCCCTCGGCGCGGTCGCGGGCGTCCTTGCCGGGCACGTGGCCGATCGCCGGGGAGCGCGGGGGACGGCGGTGTTCCTCGCCGCCGCGACGGCCGTGTCCCTCCTGCTGTTCCTGCTGGAGGACTCGTTCGCGTTCTTCGTGCTCTCGGCCTGTCTGTACTCGGCCTGCCGGTCCGGGCTTTCCGCCGCACGGCAGGCATTGCTCGCGGGTCTGGTCGGCTCGTCGGAGCGGACCCGGACGCGCGCCCGGCTGCAGTCGGCGCAGAACGTGGGTCTCGCGGTGGGCGCCGCGCTCGGCGGTATCGCGTTGAGCGTCGACACCCGGGAGGCGTTCCTGGCGGCCTTCGCGCTCGACGCGGCGACGTTCGCACTCGCGGGCCTTGCCCTGCGCCGGCTTCCCTCGGTCGCTCCGTGCGGGCGGTGCGCGGGGAGCCGGCGCTGGCCGTGCTGCGCGACCGGCCGTATGCCGTGCTGGCGCTGGTGA
- a CDS encoding MFS transporter, translated as MRGEPALAVLRDRPYAVLALVNAVMLLYMPMLSLVVPLWIAHRTVVPHWLISVLLMLNTVSVALFQVRVAWRVTGPHSAARFVRYAGLALLASCAVFALSATGGPAWAAALILLGAVGLQVIGELLLASGAWEIGFGLAPEDKQGQYQGFYGAGVPVARMLGPLLLTGLVLTLGPVGWLVLGALFATAGCATMPAVRWANGRIATR; from the coding sequence GTGCGCGGGGAGCCGGCGCTGGCCGTGCTGCGCGACCGGCCGTATGCCGTGCTGGCGCTGGTGAACGCCGTGATGCTGCTGTACATGCCGATGCTGAGCCTGGTGGTGCCGCTGTGGATCGCGCACCGGACGGTCGTGCCGCACTGGCTGATCTCGGTGCTGCTGATGCTGAACACGGTGAGCGTGGCGCTGTTCCAGGTGCGGGTCGCATGGCGGGTGACCGGCCCGCACAGCGCGGCGCGGTTCGTGCGGTACGCGGGACTGGCGTTGCTGGCCTCGTGTGCGGTGTTCGCCCTCTCGGCGACGGGGGGCCCGGCCTGGGCGGCCGCGCTGATCCTGCTGGGCGCGGTCGGATTGCAGGTGATCGGGGAGCTGCTGCTGGCGTCCGGGGCGTGGGAGATCGGCTTCGGCCTCGCGCCGGAGGACAAGCAGGGGCAGTACCAGGGCTTCTACGGCGCGGGCGTGCCGGTCGCGCGGATGCTGGGGCCGCTGCTGCTCACCGGTCTTGTCCTGACGCTGGGCCCGGTCGGCTGGCTGGTGCTCGGCGCGCTGTTCGCCACCGCGGGCTGTGCGACGATGCCCGCGGTGCGCTGGGCCAACGGTCGGATTGCAACACGGTAA
- a CDS encoding STAS domain-containing protein, producing the protein MTTQPPGPHPGSLSLTTHWAEPEVAVLTVAGDLDMLTSPQLTQCLEEIREHSPRAVVVDLGKVDFLGSAGLAALVTAHERTGSGGSVRIVASARETQRAFSMTGLDEVLDLYTTCEAALADA; encoded by the coding sequence GTGACGACGCAGCCACCTGGTCCCCACCCCGGTTCGCTCAGCCTCACGACACACTGGGCCGAGCCCGAAGTCGCGGTGCTCACGGTGGCCGGAGATCTCGACATGCTCACCTCGCCGCAGCTCACCCAGTGCCTGGAGGAGATCCGCGAGCACAGTCCGCGGGCGGTGGTGGTGGACCTGGGCAAGGTGGACTTCCTCGGCTCGGCCGGGCTGGCGGCGCTGGTCACCGCGCACGAGCGGACCGGGTCCGGCGGGAGCGTGCGGATCGTCGCCTCGGCTCGCGAAACGCAACGCGCGTTCAGCATGACCGGCCTCGACGAGGTGCTCGACCTGTACACGACCTGCGAGGCCGCACTCGCCGACGCGTGA
- a CDS encoding LacI family DNA-binding transcriptional regulator, which yields MPRQADIARIAGVSQATVSVVLGGNSAVRMAESTRRRVLEVAEQLGYVPHPVATRLASARSNLLGLYTFRATFPTDVADSYYPILVGVEEEAAALGQDLILFTGTSGPGASHEAAIRRTRMADGCLFFGRHVPEEPVARLVDSGFPLVYIGRRAELDGRIPYVGADYVSASAEVLTRLKGLGHREIRYVRESDEAPSSTDRQRGVLEAAPETTVVRIDGPELDPGTVRAWVRDGVTAVVVEGTDTGAAYTAVRKAIDAARLSTPDDLSLAVLGGPPEVSGFAVPMREMGRRAVRLLVDLVTERQTTPQQLLWCPPVAGSTVGAPRTR from the coding sequence ATGCCGAGGCAGGCGGACATCGCCCGGATCGCGGGGGTGTCCCAGGCGACCGTGTCCGTCGTGCTCGGCGGGAACAGCGCCGTGCGGATGGCCGAGTCGACCCGGCGCCGGGTGCTGGAGGTCGCCGAACAGCTGGGCTACGTGCCGCACCCCGTGGCGACGCGGCTGGCGTCGGCGCGGTCGAACCTGCTCGGGCTCTACACCTTCCGCGCCACGTTCCCGACCGACGTCGCCGACTCCTACTACCCGATCCTGGTCGGCGTCGAGGAGGAGGCCGCCGCGCTGGGGCAGGACCTCATCCTGTTCACCGGCACGAGTGGTCCCGGCGCCTCCCACGAGGCCGCCATCCGCCGCACCCGGATGGCCGACGGCTGCCTCTTCTTCGGCAGGCACGTGCCCGAGGAACCCGTCGCGCGGCTGGTCGACTCCGGGTTCCCGCTCGTCTACATCGGCCGCCGCGCCGAGCTGGACGGGCGGATCCCCTACGTCGGCGCCGACTACGTCAGCGCGTCGGCCGAGGTGCTCACCCGGCTGAAAGGGCTGGGACACCGCGAGATCCGCTACGTCCGCGAGTCCGACGAGGCGCCCTCGTCCACCGACCGGCAGCGTGGCGTGCTGGAGGCCGCGCCGGAGACGACGGTCGTCCGCATCGACGGCCCCGAACTGGACCCCGGCACGGTGCGTGCCTGGGTTCGCGACGGCGTCACCGCGGTCGTCGTCGAGGGAACCGACACCGGCGCCGCGTACACCGCCGTGCGCAAGGCGATCGACGCCGCCAGACTGTCCACACCGGACGATCTCTCGCTGGCCGTGCTCGGCGGTCCGCCGGAGGTGAGCGGTTTCGCGGTGCCGATGCGGGAGATGGGCCGTCGCGCGGTGCGCCTGCTCGTCGACCTCGTGACCGAGCGGCAGACCACACCACAGCAGCTGCTGTGGTGCCCACCGGTGGCCGGCTCGACCGTTGGCGCACCACGAACCCGTTAG
- a CDS encoding FAD-dependent oxidoreductase, with translation MPELDTEILVVGGGVGGVAAALAAARAGHRVVLTEETDWLGGQFTAQAVPPDENPWIERFGGTATYRQVREGIRGYYRRNYPLRAEAARLTDLNPGAGRVSKLCHEPRVALAVLEEMLAPHRAAGRITVLLEHRPVAVDVTGDRVDAVTVEKAGERTTIRGGYVLDATENGDLLPMAGAEFAVGAESRDEYGEPHAPEQADPGNLQGITYCFAVSHHAGQQHGIDRPAMYDFWHSYRPDFWPGPLLGFLAPDPRSLEAHERTFDPNPDADPLAITADQSADAGDKELWGFRRILARGLHQPGAFESDITLVNWPLNDYWLRPALEIDGIAGPDDVARAHYEAKQLSLSVLYWLQTEAPRLDGGTGFPGLKLRPDVVGTADGLAKSAYVRESRRIRAVTTVTEHDVSLDILGPTGRKFHPDSVGVGSYRIDLHPSTSGDNYVDIASVPFEIPLGALLPRRVRNLLAAAKNIGTTHITNGCYRLHPVEWNIGEVAGHLAGFALRRGSEPHQVRENDKLFEEFGRVLDQAGVERHWPEVRGY, from the coding sequence ATGCCTGAACTCGACACCGAGATCCTCGTCGTGGGTGGAGGCGTCGGCGGCGTGGCCGCCGCGCTGGCCGCCGCTCGCGCGGGCCATCGGGTCGTGCTGACCGAGGAGACCGACTGGCTCGGCGGGCAGTTCACCGCCCAGGCGGTGCCCCCGGACGAGAACCCGTGGATCGAGCGCTTCGGCGGCACCGCGACCTACCGGCAGGTGCGCGAGGGGATCCGCGGCTACTACCGCCGCAACTACCCACTGCGCGCGGAGGCCGCCCGGCTGACCGACCTCAACCCGGGCGCCGGGCGGGTCAGCAAGCTGTGCCACGAGCCGCGCGTCGCGCTCGCGGTGCTGGAGGAGATGCTCGCGCCGCACCGCGCCGCCGGGCGGATCACCGTGCTGCTCGAACACCGGCCGGTGGCCGTGGACGTCACCGGGGACCGGGTGGACGCCGTCACCGTCGAGAAGGCCGGGGAGCGCACGACGATCCGGGGCGGCTACGTGCTCGACGCGACCGAGAACGGGGACCTGCTGCCGATGGCGGGGGCCGAGTTCGCCGTCGGCGCCGAGTCGCGCGACGAGTACGGCGAACCGCACGCACCCGAGCAGGCGGACCCGGGCAACCTGCAGGGCATCACCTACTGCTTCGCGGTCTCGCACCACGCCGGGCAGCAGCACGGGATCGACCGGCCCGCGATGTACGACTTCTGGCACTCCTACCGGCCGGACTTCTGGCCGGGCCCACTGCTCGGGTTCCTCGCGCCGGACCCGCGCAGCCTCGAAGCGCACGAGCGGACCTTCGACCCCAACCCGGACGCGGACCCGCTCGCGATCACCGCCGACCAGAGCGCGGACGCGGGCGACAAGGAGCTGTGGGGCTTCCGCCGCATCCTCGCGCGCGGCCTGCACCAGCCGGGCGCGTTCGAGTCGGACATCACCCTGGTGAACTGGCCGCTCAACGACTACTGGCTGCGGCCCGCGCTGGAGATCGACGGCATCGCGGGTCCCGACGACGTGGCACGCGCGCACTACGAGGCCAAGCAGCTGTCGCTCTCGGTGCTCTACTGGCTGCAGACGGAGGCGCCGCGGCTCGACGGCGGCACCGGCTTCCCGGGCCTGAAGCTGCGCCCGGACGTCGTCGGCACGGCGGACGGGCTCGCGAAGTCCGCGTACGTCAGGGAATCCCGGCGCATCCGCGCGGTCACCACCGTGACCGAGCACGACGTGTCGCTGGACATCCTCGGCCCGACCGGGCGGAAGTTCCACCCGGACTCGGTGGGGGTCGGCAGCTACCGCATCGACCTGCACCCGTCCACGTCCGGCGACAACTACGTCGACATCGCGAGCGTGCCGTTCGAGATCCCGCTCGGCGCGCTGCTGCCGCGGCGGGTGCGGAACCTGTTGGCCGCCGCGAAGAACATCGGCACGACGCACATCACCAACGGGTGTTACCGGCTGCACCCGGTGGAGTGGAACATCGGCGAGGTCGCGGGCCACCTCGCCGGGTTCGCGCTGCGGCGCGGCAGCGAACCGCACCAGGTCCGCGAGAACGACAAGCTCTTCGAGGAGTTCGGCCGGGTCCTGGACCAGGCCGGCGTCGAGCGCCACTGGCCCGAGGTCCGCGGCTACTAG